A genome region from Sceloporus undulatus isolate JIND9_A2432 ecotype Alabama chromosome 1, SceUnd_v1.1, whole genome shotgun sequence includes the following:
- the LTV1 gene encoding protein LTV1 homolog — MPHRRKKPFIEKKNAVTFHLVHRSQRDPLTADDTAPQRVLLPAQKGDDEKRREEQRKYGVFFDDDYDYLQHLKEASGPSELLPANRPDAQGRIVVTTKGEIGEEIQHIPVPTINLPSSVFASEFEEDVGLLNKAAPFSGPRLDFDPDIVAALDDDFDFDNPDNLLEDDFILRANKPGTTDEEKEGSWEYNSGDEDEWEDMEEEEEKDGKNVQSDEEYDSEGPLSDDSEIRGEMKEFLFMQEETKSRFTEYSMTSSVMRRNEQLTLLDERFEKFFEQFDDDEIGALDNAELEGFIQNDSTRLQEILNDYYREKTKNCVKLNELEIKEDSELVLDKEKDEKEELVTLIIKEPKETWDCESILSTYSNLYNHPKVIEVPQKPKPIKVSNKTGIPLDVLPQRRLTAKQVERMQMINDCDLPRVSTQPRSKHESKEDRKARKQAIKEERKERRVEKKANKLAFKQEKTRQEKELLNLKQNIQGLKLS, encoded by the exons ATG CCCCACAGGCGGAAAAAGCCCTTCATAGAGAAGAAAAACGCTGTGACGTTTCACTTAGTACACAGAAGTCAGAGGGACCCCTTGACGGCGGATGACACTGCGCCCCAGAGGGTCCTCTTACCTGCACAAAAG GGAGATgatgagaagagaagagaagaacagAGAAAATACGGAGTATTCTTCGATGATGACTATGACTATTTGCAACATCTCAAAGAAGCTTCTGGACCTTCTGAGCTTCTGCCAGCAAACAGACCAGATGCACAAGGCAGGATTGTAGTAACCACAAAAGGAGAGATAGGAGAGGAAATTCAACATATACCA GTACCCACTATTAACTTGCCTTCATCAGTGTTTGCATCAGAATTTGAGGAGGATGTGGGACTGCTAAataaagctgctcctttttcag GGCCTAGGCTGGATTTTGACCCTGACATTGTTGCAGCACTTGATGATGACTTTGATTTTGACAATCCAGACAATCTCCTTGAAGATGATTTCATTTTAAGAGCCAATAAACCAGGGACTAcagatgaagaaaaggaaggtTCTTG GGAGTATAACTCTGGAGATGAAGATGAATGGGAGgatatggaagaagaagaagaaaaagatggaaaaaatgtACAGAGTGATGAGGAATATGATTCTGAAGGTCCTTTGTCAGATGACAGTGAAATCAGAGGAGAGATGAAAGAATTTCTTTTCATGCAAGAAGAGACTAAAAGTCGTTTCACAGAATACTCTATGACCTCTTCAGTAATGAGAAGGAATGAACAGTTGACCCTTTTGGATGAGCGATTTGAGAAG TTTTTTGAGCagtttgatgatgatgaaatcGGAGCATTGGATAATGCTGAATTAGAAGGCTTCATTCAAAATGACAGTACTCGGTTACAGGAAATCTTGAATGATTACtacagagaaaaaacaaaaaa CTGTGTGAAACTTAATGAACTTGAAATCAAAGAAGATTCAGAGCTTGTCCTGGATAAGGAAAAAGATGAGAAAGAAGAGCTTGTAACACTGATTATTAAAGAACCTAAAGAAACTTGGGACTGTGAATCCATTCTGA gtACCTACTCAAACTTGTACAATCATCCAAAAGTTATTGAAGTTCCACAAAAG cCCAAACCAATCAAAGTGTCTAATAAGACAGGAATCCCTTTAGATGTTTTGCCACAAAGAAGACTTACAGCTAAACAGGTTGAACGTATGCAGATGATTAATGACTGTGACCTGCCACGAGTATCCACACAACCACGATCTAAACATGAGAGTAAAGAAGATCGGAAAGCTAGAAAACAAGCTATCAAAGAAGAACGAAAA GAGCGCAGGGTGGAGAAGAAAGCCAACAAATTGGCCTTCAAGCAAGAGAAGACAAGACAAGAGAAAGAACTACTTAACCTGAAACAGAATATTCAAGGACTCAAGTTGTCATAA